From a single Haladaptatus sp. R4 genomic region:
- a CDS encoding ABC transporter permease, which yields MDNRLTVARRELASLRSEKTIVLAILIQLLIAAFSSFLAVGLVSMYDPGSVSDGFVVSFGVTGNATEDVNHVLGTDSSWQAVQYPSQRAAMGDFRDGKIQAILHVDRTADGSVRVDAIAPDGNIRTTLVVTQIKKVLGQLERTERDRLSYRLERSPVAQVPESGASPYFGFTYTVLVPLLMFLPVFISGSITVDTISEEFERGTLELLRVTPLTDVDIVDGKLLAMGMLAPLQAGAWLLLLSFNGTSVSNPLEIISLVAGCSVAVVALGATLALRFRDRKRAQFLFSMALLVVFSATYFLPEAPANSVAKLAIGSPTPLTHAVVVVYPLCSLVGYALVRRAIGGSHLLTTA from the coding sequence TTGGATAACCGTCTCACCGTCGCACGGCGCGAACTGGCCTCGCTTCGGAGCGAGAAGACCATCGTGCTGGCGATTCTGATCCAGTTGCTCATCGCGGCGTTCTCGTCGTTCCTCGCGGTCGGCCTCGTTTCGATGTACGACCCCGGTTCGGTTTCCGACGGGTTCGTCGTCTCGTTCGGCGTGACGGGGAACGCGACGGAGGACGTGAATCACGTCCTCGGGACGGACAGTAGTTGGCAAGCGGTGCAGTATCCCTCCCAGCGGGCCGCGATGGGCGATTTCCGGGACGGGAAGATACAGGCCATCCTCCACGTGGACCGCACCGCGGACGGGAGCGTTCGAGTCGATGCTATCGCTCCGGACGGCAACATCCGGACGACACTGGTCGTAACCCAGATAAAGAAAGTCCTCGGGCAGCTCGAACGCACCGAACGGGACCGACTCAGCTATCGACTCGAACGGTCGCCCGTCGCGCAGGTTCCCGAGTCGGGTGCGAGTCCGTACTTCGGCTTCACCTACACCGTGCTCGTCCCGCTGTTGATGTTCCTGCCGGTGTTCATCAGCGGGTCCATTACGGTCGATACCATCTCCGAGGAGTTCGAACGCGGAACGCTCGAACTCCTCCGCGTGACGCCGCTGACGGACGTCGACATCGTGGACGGGAAACTGCTGGCGATGGGTATGCTCGCGCCGCTACAGGCCGGGGCGTGGCTGCTCCTCCTGTCGTTCAACGGAACGAGCGTGTCCAACCCGCTCGAAATCATTTCCCTCGTCGCGGGTTGTTCGGTCGCCGTGGTCGCGCTTGGCGCGACGCTGGCACTCCGATTCCGCGACAGAAAGCGAGCACAGTTTCTCTTTTCGATGGCACTGCTCGTCGTCTTCAGCGCGACGTACTTCCTCCCGGAAGCGCCCGCGAACTCCGTGGCGAAACTCGCCATCGGCAGTCCGACGCCGCTGACGCACGCCGTGGTCGTCGTCTATCCGCTCTGCTCGCTCGTCGGGTACGCGTTGGTCCGTCGGGCCATCGGCGGGAGTCATCTCCTGACGACTGCGTGA
- a CDS encoding glycerophosphodiester phosphodiesterase: MVSQRLQALNRRTFVGTGAAVASTAFTGVGLARESCNDDEHDDESGRGDHGADEDDVTYVAHRGYKGLHPENTLRAFEAASRTADMIELDIMPCAGGEIVVFHDEKLGSRDGVPADSRTNTGTSGRIRVTRCGTRTSSEPRKPSRSSRKRWRLSRTTSA; encoded by the coding sequence ATGGTGTCACAACGACTCCAGGCGTTGAATCGGCGGACGTTCGTCGGAACCGGTGCGGCCGTGGCCAGTACGGCCTTCACGGGCGTCGGACTCGCGCGTGAATCGTGCAACGACGACGAGCACGACGACGAATCCGGACGCGGGGACCACGGTGCGGACGAGGACGACGTGACGTACGTCGCCCACCGCGGCTACAAGGGACTCCATCCGGAGAACACCCTCCGCGCGTTCGAGGCCGCCTCCCGGACGGCGGACATGATCGAACTCGACATCATGCCGTGTGCGGGCGGCGAAATCGTCGTCTTCCACGACGAGAAACTGGGGTCGCGCGACGGCGTACCCGCGGACTCACGGACGAACACGGGTACGTCTGGGAGAATTCGTGTGACACGGTGCGGAACGCGAACGTCCTCGGAACCGAGGAAACCATCCCGCTCCTCTCGGAAGCGCTGGAGGCTATCCCGAACCACGTCGGCGTGA
- a CDS encoding glycerophosphodiester phosphodiesterase: MRNANVLGTEETIPLLSEALEAIPNHVGVNIEFKNPGSAAAQSSTNLEGDELKAGKERWRSFTEDALDIIADHDNEILVSSFYEAAIATVREVNPDMPVGYLLWDDIERALDIVREYDCEAVNPPYNMVKGSPFFDDPYYLDDPNFADIDLVQAAHDEGREVNVYTLDTWYQAEQLAEAGVDGVIVNYPNLLRE; this comes from the coding sequence GTGCGGAACGCGAACGTCCTCGGAACCGAGGAAACCATCCCGCTCCTCTCGGAAGCGCTGGAGGCTATCCCGAACCACGTCGGCGTGAACATCGAGTTCAAGAATCCCGGGTCGGCGGCGGCACAATCCTCCACGAACCTCGAAGGCGACGAATTGAAGGCGGGGAAAGAGCGCTGGCGCTCGTTCACCGAGGACGCGCTCGACATCATCGCCGACCACGACAACGAAATCCTCGTCTCGTCGTTCTACGAGGCGGCCATCGCCACGGTTCGCGAGGTGAACCCCGACATGCCCGTCGGCTACCTGCTCTGGGACGACATCGAGCGCGCCCTCGACATCGTCCGCGAGTACGACTGCGAGGCGGTCAACCCGCCGTACAACATGGTCAAGGGGTCGCCGTTCTTCGACGACCCGTACTACCTCGACGACCCGAACTTCGCCGACATCGACCTCGTGCAGGCCGCTCACGACGAGGGCCGCGAGGTCAACGTCTACACCCTCGATACGTGGTATCAGGCCGAGCAACTCGCGGAGGCGGGCGTGGACGGAGTTATCGTCAACTACCCGAACCTGCTCCGAGAGTAG